The nucleotide sequence TGAGGACGATGAGAAAGTTGGTCACACTAGCTTCTCTATGGGATTCACCCATGTTGATAGGCGGCTCCACCAGATGTTGTTTGCTGATAGGGATTATGAGGGTGGTGGACTGGCAAATGAAGTTGATCACTTTCCTCCCTGCTTCCAACCAAAGATCACCATTGAGCGTTGTGAAGAAAAGGGGTACTCGGTGGTTAGTGTGCGGTGCAAAGACCGTGCAAAGCTCATGTTTGACATCGTATGCACACTCACAGATATGCAGTACGTTGTTTTCCATGCCTCCATTTCATCTGATGGCCCATACGCATCACAGGTACATTCAATCTCATGCTCATCTGTTTGCCGATTTTCAAGTTCTTGAAACTATGTTTCTACAACAGATCAATTTTAGGTGGTTGCTTTTCTGTTTTCCTGAAATTCATTCTATGGCgtatgaaaagaaaatattcTTTTATACATTATGAGAATCAAGGCAAAAGGGGTAAAGGAAGATCTAGGAAGATTTGGAAAGAGACCCTAAAAAAAGACATGGAGTACTTATACCTAACGAAAGACTTGGTGTAAAACCGAGCGTAGTGGCATTTTAGAATTCATGCAGCCGGCCTCACTTAGTGAGATAAGACGAcgttatttttgttgttgtatacatTCTATGCTAAGTCTCTAATTAATTCCATCATCTCGTTGACTTCACCATATTTTGAAACTGCTTGAGAATAATGATTAAAGTACCTTAACTGATGCATATAGTTAACTGCAGGAGTATTTTATTCGTCACATGGATGGTTGCACCCTCGATACTGAAGGAGAGAAGGAAAGGGTTGTCAAATGTATTGACGCTGCAATTCGGAGAAGAGTAAGCGAGGTTAGTGAAAAGTATAGCCAGAATTTAACACTCGTTTTAATGCTTTTGCTTCGAGTTAATGCACATTTGAACTTaagaacatatttttttttagccaATCCTGGACTTGCAGCTACACAGCATAAAAGGTAGATATGCATTTAACTTGTATATGTATTCCTGCAATATTATACAGGAGATCAAGTACATAAATTCCTCTTAACTAAATTGTTTCCTCCAATTAAACACGCAATATCCGAAtggaatttctttttatttgaatgAATCCCTGATGGAATTCTCAAAGAAAAAGGATAGTACATGGAAAAGCTGTtacataatttataaattcatccATTAAACCAGGCAAGTGATTGCAACAGAAGAGATCATTTTCTGGTTTAAAGTTGAAAGCATTAACATATCTTCATAATCCACTGCATCCAATTCATATGAACATGTATTTGTAAACTTTACTTAATGTTGGAAACAACGAGGACGTGAGTTCTTGATCCGTTTAGACGATTCAATTGCCATGAAATTCAGGGTCTAAGGCTAGAACTGTGTGCAAAGGATAGAGTAGGCTTGCTATCTGAAGTAACAAGAATTCTGTGGGAGAATGGATTGTCAGTTACAAGGGCTGGCGTCACAACAATTGGGGAGCAAGCAATGAATATCTTTTATGTTAGAGATTCTTCAGAGAATCCCGTGGACATAAAAACAATAGAAGCACTTCGTAAAGAAATCGGGCATACAATGATGTTCAATGTGAAGAAAGTCCCAACAAATTCTGCTGAGGCACCTGAGACTAAGGGATGGGCTAAGACAAGCTTCTTCTTTGGGAACTTGTTAGAGAGATTCTTGGCTTGACAAGAGGTCCATATGACTGTGAGGTACATTGAAAATGTACAGAAGAATAAATCTGTTCAGGAAGTTATCTGGACAGAGTTTCTGCTTTTGTACACACTGTATAACATGTATGCTTGTAACTTTGTAACTTATGGACTTTGCGCAACACTTTCTTTTTACTTCGTTTTGACATTTGATCCTTTTCTTGATCAGTCTTATGATTATACTTCCATATGCCGCTTTGATATGTCAATCCAACTCTTCCATTATAGACTTTGCAAATTTGACTCGTTTAGATAAAAGTTTAGAcctaaaataagaaaattttgTTCATTCTAGATCTAATTAATATGTCATTGAATTAGTATCATGTATCAAAATGGAATGTAAGACAATGTATGCGTGCATCTTGCTGAAGTGTGAGATAAAAAAGACCCTTATTATTGATTTTATCAATTATTTGATACTTATTAACCCTAGTCTTAGTGGGACcttttgataaccattttgtttttagtttttgttttcaccacTGTTCTAAAATCCCTATTCAgcaccgcctaggcgctaggcagtTGGCCACCACCCCGATTAATCCTTAGGTtttagaaaattaagaaagggcacCTAGACCTAGACCTGCCTAGACCCACCTAGGCACTGGGAATCTCACTTAGACATAAAATTGATAACTTTCATTatgcatttaatttttttcaataaaatgaagagacttgttgaatagtTGGataaacactcattatatgtttatTCCCTATGTTatcaatatgttctaatactttatattctatatgtcattttattttgcaatttatattgttgatgcataaaatcagtggggactttggtacaacagaaagtgttaagtttgtgaccttcgctagattgctccggtcactagtgtggataagtatgtaaatggatagagacagggaaacaaacacaagatgtatgtggttcacccagattggctacgtccacggagtataggagttctcattaattatgaagggtttacacaagtacataggttcaagctctcctttagtgagtactagtgaatgatttagtacaaatgacattaggaaatattgtggaagaatgatctcattttatagaagagagtttccagctttgttttgacattgacacgtgtcgtattgtgattggcttctgatgttgacacgtgtcgcgctatgattggcttctgatgtcgacacgtgttgtgatgtgattgacctcctgatttgagggaaactcttctggatccttgacggtataaagttgatcggtgctcaatagtttcgggattggtcaagtatggtacaaacagtgctcccctcagttcccgagtgagggaatctcctaggttggggacttgcaagatccaagtcgCTGAGtgatcacgaaacttctaagtaccaaagtgtagtatcgttttcacttgccttatctgtctcataggtagatgtggcatcttctttggaagtacttttcctccatccaagggtggtatctttaaccggtggagatgcacaaggtaatgtatcaatttcacttgaagcttacttgtagtttcaggcttggtcaagcgcgatacaaaccatgtagtaggagtccctcaagtcgtcgagctaggagatttgccaaaataggtgacatacaaggtaagcaattagagctCCCAGCAATCAGTCACAgatcaaaagtttgatttcgggttccggctgattgttctcattctccctatcttgcaggcagaaaaaaggataaagagaagaaaaatgagaagtgatgatataagatacttttgcttttgaagaaataactttccacaggcttattcttgaacttggctggagggttttctagtttcctccagagtataaggccgactcaagaatttgagggtcaaaacaagtccatcaaatcaagagtgcgttcgaccttgatgatatgggcaaaggaaaagaacaagggcaaaggaaaagacaaggagaaagaatgatatgggatactttttcttttaaccctgataatatgagatactcttgctctggtgtggcttgtttacagaggtattatcgaggGGAAAAGAaattgagtatttcgagatacTCTACTGAgaatgccctctcggatgtgaagaaaagttgagcatttttttttatttgtaggtctgcctggctgtggaggatgaaggtcgacatatataagaatTGTCCCAACAACGAGTAGTAATGTTgtttctttacccttctcgatcatagcaatgtagtgggagctgcaagattcacgtgttttaactttgtcatagcactttgaaaaaatggtctgtgatatctggaaagctgatgttgcgtatgaagattgcagacaaactttatccaaggaaatctggctctcaaacaagcaatcatgtcggggatctagctctcgagattcgaaaaatggtgcctcttcgatttttgagaaagcaatcctgcaatcctgcaatcctgttgggagtctggctttcgagattcggagagtggtgcctcttcgatttttgagaaaacaatcatggtgagagtctggctctcgagattcggagagcgatgcctcttcaatttttgagaaagcaatcctggtgggagtctagctctcgagattcggagagcggtgcttcttcgatttttgagaaagcaatcctggtgggagtctggctttcgagattcggagagcggtgcctctttgatttttgagaaagcaatcctggtgtgagtctggctctcgagattcggagagcgatgcctcttcgatttttgagcaagtaatcctgttgggagtgttttctcgatgtgagtaaaggttgggcatttttgccagtctgccttgccacggagcacggaggttgacacccatagggactttccagttatcaagcagtggtgatggtcatttacccttatgggtaatggtagggtagctggaccttcaaactttatgtgtctaaactttgtcaaagatctttggcaaagttatctgtggtattcgaggagctgatgttgcgtgtggggattgtcgacatattttactcaggaaaatcagcttctcgaaatccgaaaagtggtgcctctttgatttttaaacAAACGGCCCTGctatcttttcttttataggggaaccaattgtgtgcaagaagtacgtttagagagttattgcttgtaggaattttccccttgtttttgtacttcagagatttattggatctcatttctccttcatcatttctaaaaatgtctggcccatccgactgtcattttaacttgaactttggtgaaaaggcagtcatgcctcctcaagacaacatatggcgcccatccttcttatccactactggtcctcttactgttggggactctgtgatgaagaatgatatcaccactgcgatggtggccaggaaccttctcactcccaaatataacagactactttccaaacggtctgatgagttggctgttaaggattctctggctctcagtgttcagtgtacaggttctatgtttaatatggcccaacacctatttgcttgACCCCGCTAAGTTGAATAATttgcggctgaagtgataagtctcaaacaggagattagatggcttaagcatgagaataaacagttgcacaggctcgcacataactatgctacaaacatgaagaggaaacttgaccagctgcaggaatctgatggtcagattttacttgatcatcataggtttgtgggtttgttccaaaggcatttattgccttcatcttctgaggttgtaccgcgtaatgaaactccaaatgatcaacctctggtgcctcctccttctgaggttctgcctagtactaaggctctgaatgatcaccctccggtgccttcttttatgggggctctgccgactgttgagacttctcctgagcaacctttgtgaaggctccctcttgtttgtttattttgattcatgtatatgtacatatttgtaacttatcggagatatcaataaataagctttacttcatttcaacgtattgtgttaaatacactaaagcctttttcactaagttctttgaatttttcttttgttaaaacttgtatgttgaagctttgtgagtgaagcatgtaggttgaggtagtgctcccttaatttcccgagtgaggaaaacttcttggttggagacttgaaagatccaagtcactgagtagtcgtgaaccttccaagtaccgaggtgtagtagcatatggtaggagtcccccaagtctccggtcgaggaagttgacgaatgaggtgtcttgctagtagccaagtttccaaagtaacaaaacttcaccattttcctttctaagtggtagcccaaaactcctcattgatatatatttgttatgaaagttgttaggcccaaagaagatgaggcctaggccttttttttttttgattttttttttcgaatttccaaattttcaaatttttgaatttccgaatatatatatatatatatatatatatatatatatattaagctttataagtgaagctttagtgttgaagctttgtaggtgaagttttgaggttgaagctttgttgggtatcatgaattgattttgcttcacactatcttgatcaagagtgtgtgaagcttttggcatttgtagttgaagctttgtaggtgaagcttttgtgttgaagctttgtaggtgaagctttggagttgaagctttggtgttgaagcttttgtaggtgaagctttgtaggtgaagctttggtgttgaagctttgtaggtgaagcttttgtaggtgaagctttggagttgaagcttttgtgttgaaactttgtaggtgaagctttggtgttgaagcttttgttggcaccataaattggttttgcttcacactgtcttgatcaagagtatgtgaagcttttgagaattgtagttgccctccattgatgaagcttttgttggcaccataaattggtttttcttcacactatcttgatcaagagtgtgtgaagcttttgagaattgtagttaccctccattgatgaagctctagTTAGCAccttaaattggttttgcttcacactgtcttgatcaagagtgtgtgaagcttttgagaattgtagttgtcctccattgatgaagcttttgatttccaccataaattggttttgcttcacactatcttgatcaagagtgtgtgaagattttgataatttgtagttgtcctccattgatgaagctttattgaatttcccaatttcctttttttttatttttttatttttttgggaaactagaaatttgttgaatttcccaatttcctttttttttttgggaaaactaaaaatttgaaaatgtgggagagaacgtatacaaattttgcttccacactgttgagcaagagattgtgatgcaagccacacctagTAGTAGTCGATgatttggatgaaccatataaattgaatttgcttcgaatagtcttgatcaagagtgtgtgaagctttctatgagttgtagtgtttgcattgttacaaaggagaaatgtctaaagcagatgcaagagggctgaagagcttaatcttcgtataccatgcactgaagctgtTGTtcgcttgcaataagactttgttggtgactataactcttgttaggcataagtgctcccctagttgagttgtaaagcttaaGAGTTTTTGACTATTTGTGAATGCTGGGAGtttacatgtacaagttgtaccactcgtcttctggttggtggaatgaatggtgggttgctttcatcacttggttggtggtacgaaggtgagctccttcatcacatttcatcacctggttagtggcatgaaggagagtacgggttgtatatttcatcacttggttggtggcataaagatgagttccttcttcacttgattggtgataagagtggcaagttgccaattACTATTAGAGTACGggctgtacatttcatcacctggttggtggcatgaaggagagtacgggttatacatttcatcacctggttggtggcataaagatgagttccttcttcatctggttggtgataagagtggcaagttgccaaataatattagagtacgggttgtacatttcatcatttggttggtggcacgaaggtaagttccttcttcacctggttagtgataagagtggcaagttgccaaataatattagagtatcgttgtacatttcatcacctggttggtggcatgaaagagagtacgagttgtacatttcatcacctagttggtggcatgaaggtgagttccttcatcacctaattggtgagaataagggcaaggtgtaagttgtaccactcgtcttctggttggtggaatgaatggtgggttgctttcatcacttggttagtggtacgaatgtgagttccttcatcacctttcatcacatttcatcacccggttggtggcacgaagatgagttccttcttcacatttcatcacctggttggtggcatgaaggagagtgcgagttgtacatttcatcacctggttagtggcatgaaggtgagttccttcatcacctagttggtgagaataagggcaaggtgtcgaggcacattgtagcaaatgtcgaatgacacaaagtgtgttgaaccctttcgaagcacagttggcttatgtatggatgtgttggaatgtatgatgtttatgtatgaatgtgttggaatgtatgatgtttatgttgattaacatgagtgatgcttatgaatgttttgttatGCATGAATGGATCCATGCTTTCGacatgtgaaccatgttggttgtaacacatagtatcacatactttgtgtcaaagtacgcatgttgaagctctgagttggagtatagaggtaggtcagcgtagaccaagtgtttcAGTGttaggaatgcaaaagactcataagaagttgtctgaattccctcttctttaaatatttgttgaatggcttgtgtgacaaaagatctcaagcggttgagggtcaaaacatttGCAATGTATAtgtcttcttataatagcatttccttcagtacctagtcctccactttgaaagagtgaggcttggccccatagtcataatagtcgacggtacgttcatccttggttgtcttgatacgaacttttatccctcttgttgtaatgggcttgctgagagtaaaactCTTTCCTCTTTCCAAGAGacaaatacgtttggtgacttagtgagtagctaaatgaggcaggaaatgatgcaatgggtgtctgaatggccaagatctcctaacttggtagaacttgacttccacttcacacttgttgataggggttaaccatatgggggttcccttggtatgtcattgcttcgacggaggcgtggttgtaagcctgtgccatcacctcagagtaagtcttccaagtgttaacattgatcatgtacttgaagaaacaatcacgtaggcctgccgtaaaggctttgagggcggtcttgtcatctacctcagcgcaacgagaatactcatggcttaagcgaccagcatactctcgtaatgactcgtccggcttctggcgaatagtgtgcaagtcatctgcagaatgtaagcgatcgttttggaagatgtgttgagagacaaacagtttccttagtttcttaaatgagtctactgtctcggGTGGAAGATgataataccagtttagagctccaccagagagggtggaagggaagagaagacatcgctctccgTCGgcgtgcatctgatatgccatggtgcactcaaagaggttaaggtgttcaataaggtcctcccttccagtatagagttgtaaaccaagcttttattttgtcttcgcttgaagggggtgtctaggatcctccttgtaagagagacaggcctaggttggttccaatcaagtatctcagcttgtcgttcggccttcaacttgtttacttctttaaggagctgtaggacaagagggtcctgagtggagtcatgtaccacttgagctttctttcgtaaatatCCATCTCCTCttagaagtaggaaggtttgatcaagagcatgtgatttttccctggactcgccgtactgacttccaaggtatgtctgtcggaacatctttgagtcccctataccttcgtatttctctaggacttgttaccccttccccaaattggtaacCGACCTAGGACATAGGAAGGGATCTAGTTTTTCaaagacccttgggtcattgatcttcgagcttacatggatgagattgtctcgacgttgctttaggaagtctcgacactcgcgaaagacggctttcgatccttccactcattctgtaaggaggtgtcttcctatactcctcctgcttcgggtcgaaacagctgggttgagagaagtctcatgttggtcgccatttcgatgagtagctcaCTTCTCAACAGGAATTCCCATGTCGAGGGCAAAAGACCCTCCATGTTGAGGGGCActcagttgatggttgacttccacatgggtgatgagctcgtgtgttttagtatatctagcctcatggaacatctcgaagaccttctcatactgctcttggaggatctcattcttcatcactatcttgttgttctaagcCTCCAGTTCAttgactttagcctgaagagaaaacttcttttgttccttcttt is from Malus sylvestris chromosome 5, drMalSylv7.2, whole genome shotgun sequence and encodes:
- the LOC126623200 gene encoding ACT domain-containing protein ACR3-like encodes the protein MARVCSPYFDPEYENLSTRINPPRVSVDNSSCSDCTLVKVNSVNKPGILLEVVQILTDLDLIITKAYISSDGGWFMDVFHVTDQQGKKVTDSKTIDYIEKALGPKGHITDVLNDWPGKRVGVHSFGDHTAIELIGKDRPGLLSEISAVLANLHFNVIAAEVWTHNRRIACVVYVNDNTACQPVEDKARLSTMEEQLKNILRGCEDDEKVGHTSFSMGFTHVDRRLHQMLFADRDYEGGGLANEVDHFPPCFQPKITIERCEEKGYSVVSVRCKDRAKLMFDIVCTLTDMQYVVFHASISSDGPYASQEYFIRHMDGCTLDTEGEKERVVKCIDAAIRRRVSEGLRLELCAKDRVGLLSEVTRILWENGLSVTRAGVTTIGEQAMNIFYVRDSSENPVDIKTIEALRKEIGHTMMFNVKKVPTNSAEAPETKGWAKTSFFFGNLLERFLA